In Halomonas denitrificans, one DNA window encodes the following:
- a CDS encoding heme ABC transporter permease codes for MIWQSIKLAFHKLGSPPVFSVFARRLAPWLWAAFLACTLYGVYLALYVAPPDYQQGDSARILYIHVPAAWQALLGYLIMAVLAAIALIWRIRTAEIMAMAAAPIGAGLTLICLVTGSLWGKPMWGTWWEWDARLTSMLVLLFIYVGIMALYAAYDDPRKGARVASVLVIAGLVNLPIIHFSVEWWTTLHQGQTIRVFGESSMHPSMIPPLIWTTLGTKFLFGAALLDRARNLLLAQDQHKRWVQRELAPGLEAPGAVDPIERGAAIR; via the coding sequence ATGATCTGGCAGTCGATCAAACTGGCATTCCACAAGCTCGGGTCGCCGCCCGTGTTCAGCGTGTTCGCGCGTCGCCTCGCGCCCTGGCTGTGGGCGGCGTTCCTGGCCTGCACGCTGTACGGCGTGTACCTGGCCCTGTACGTGGCCCCGCCCGACTACCAGCAGGGCGACTCGGCCCGCATCCTGTACATCCACGTGCCGGCCGCATGGCAGGCGCTGCTCGGCTACCTGATCATGGCGGTGCTGGCCGCGATCGCGCTGATCTGGCGCATCCGCACCGCCGAGATCATGGCCATGGCCGCGGCGCCGATCGGCGCCGGTCTCACGCTGATCTGCCTGGTCACCGGCTCGCTCTGGGGCAAGCCGATGTGGGGCACCTGGTGGGAATGGGACGCGCGCCTGACCTCGATGCTCGTGTTGCTGTTCATCTACGTCGGCATCATGGCGCTGTACGCGGCCTACGACGATCCGCGCAAGGGCGCGCGCGTGGCGTCGGTCCTGGTCATCGCCGGCCTGGTCAACCTGCCGATCATCCATTTCTCGGTCGAATGGTGGACCACGCTGCACCAGGGCCAGACGATCCGCGTGTTCGGCGAGTCGTCGATGCACCCGTCGATGATCCCGCCGCTGATCTGGACCACGCTGGGCACCAAGTTCCTGTTCGGCGCCGCCCTGCTGGACCGCGCCCGCAACCTGCTGCTGGCCCAGGACCAGCACAAGCGCTGGGTCCAGCGCGAACTCGCGCCCGGCCTGGAAGCCCCAGGCGCGGTCGATCCGATCGAACGGGGAGCGGCGATCCGATGA
- the ccmD gene encoding heme exporter protein CcmD, protein MMSTILPDLNYAAFVWSSYGVFAAVCAWQFLAPWIRRRRLVRQIREQLEERSAANALKENDAP, encoded by the coding sequence ATGATGTCGACGATCCTCCCCGATCTGAACTACGCGGCCTTCGTGTGGTCCAGTTACGGCGTGTTCGCGGCCGTCTGCGCGTGGCAGTTCCTCGCCCCGTGGATTCGCCGTCGTCGCCTGGTCCGGCAGATTCGCGAGCAGCTCGAGGAGCGCTCCGCGGCGAACGCATTGAAGGAGAACGACGCCCCATGA
- the ccmE gene encoding cytochrome c maturation protein CcmE produces the protein MTRTRKRRLLIVVLILVGMSLATAVAITAMNQNVMFFVSPTDVAEQELSPERRFRLGGLVADGTVVRAPGSLDVEFQVTDGRHNVPVTYSGILPDLFREGQGVIAHGYLRDGRFEADEVLARHDETYTPPEVLRALEEAGHPGPDTNP, from the coding sequence ATGACCCGCACCCGCAAGCGCCGCCTGCTGATCGTCGTCCTGATCCTCGTCGGCATGTCCCTCGCGACCGCCGTGGCGATCACCGCGATGAACCAGAACGTGATGTTCTTCGTCAGCCCCACGGACGTCGCCGAACAGGAACTGTCGCCCGAGCGGCGCTTCCGCCTCGGCGGCCTGGTCGCCGACGGCACCGTGGTTCGCGCACCGGGCAGCCTGGACGTCGAATTCCAGGTCACCGACGGTCGCCATAACGTGCCGGTGACCTACAGCGGCATCCTGCCCGACCTGTTCCGCGAGGGACAGGGCGTGATCGCCCACGGCTACCTGCGCGACGGACGCTTCGAGGCCGACGAGGTGCTGGCCCGCCACGACGAGACCTACACCCCGCCGGAGGTCCTGCGGGCGCTGGAAGAGGCCGGTCACCCCGGTCCGGACACGAACCCATGA
- a CDS encoding heme lyase CcmF/NrfE family subunit, which produces MTGGVLGELGQIALIVSLVLAILLATLPLIGAWRDDARLMSLAPSLAVGLFVFVAIAFGILSAAFVANDFTIAYVANHSNLLLPVHYRLTGVWGGHEGSLLLWVLMLSGWMVAVVLFSRSLSRPFLARVLAVMGMITIGFLLFTILTSNPFERLLPGPPDGADLNPLLQDPGMIFHPPLLYMGYVGFAVAFAFAVAGLLGGKVEREWVRWSRPWTLAAWSFLTGGIALGSWWAYYELGWGGWWFWDPVENASFMPWLVGTALIHSQAVTEKRNAFPAWTVLLAIAAFSLSLLGTFLVRSGVLTSVHAFANDPERGLFILAFLGIVTGGALLLFLLRAPKLAAGEGFDWFSRETLLLANNLLLVVSAAMVLLGTLFPILNDFMGWGQVSVGPPYFSAMFILLMTPLVLLLPFGPMSRWKQDSVGRALKPLVVPAIVAVLGGVIIAGALDAFTLRAVTGWIGGLWLVLGALAFVARAAKSSSGLLRGHWGMVAAHLGVGVFVIGVAMVESSTAERDFAMRPGETVETAGLAFRLDEIATVKGPNWSAEEARFTVLKDGEAWTAMTPQKRRYYRSGQVMTQVALEPGLFRDLYIAMGQPLDGDAWSIRVHVKPFIRWIWGGAVLMLIGGLLAATDPRYRRLAKHAMTRTDAAVGGPQQAAA; this is translated from the coding sequence ATGACGGGCGGCGTACTGGGCGAGCTGGGCCAGATCGCGCTGATCGTTTCGCTGGTTCTGGCGATCCTCCTCGCCACGCTGCCCCTGATCGGCGCGTGGCGCGACGACGCCCGGCTGATGAGCCTGGCCCCGTCGCTGGCCGTCGGCCTGTTCGTGTTCGTCGCGATCGCCTTCGGCATCCTGTCCGCCGCGTTCGTCGCCAACGACTTCACGATCGCCTACGTCGCCAACCATTCGAACCTCCTGCTGCCGGTGCACTACCGCCTGACCGGCGTCTGGGGCGGCCACGAGGGCTCGCTGCTGCTCTGGGTGCTGATGCTGTCGGGCTGGATGGTGGCCGTGGTCCTGTTCTCGCGTTCCCTGTCGCGGCCGTTCCTGGCCCGCGTGCTGGCGGTGATGGGCATGATCACGATCGGCTTCCTGCTGTTCACGATCCTGACGTCGAATCCCTTCGAGCGGCTGCTGCCGGGCCCGCCCGACGGCGCCGACCTGAACCCGCTGCTGCAGGACCCAGGCATGATCTTCCACCCGCCGCTGCTGTACATGGGCTACGTCGGCTTCGCGGTGGCCTTCGCCTTCGCCGTCGCCGGCCTGCTCGGCGGCAAGGTCGAGCGCGAATGGGTGCGCTGGTCGCGGCCGTGGACGCTGGCCGCCTGGTCGTTCCTCACCGGCGGCATCGCGCTGGGCTCCTGGTGGGCCTACTACGAGCTCGGCTGGGGCGGCTGGTGGTTCTGGGACCCGGTCGAGAACGCCTCGTTCATGCCGTGGCTGGTCGGCACCGCGCTGATCCACTCGCAGGCCGTGACCGAGAAGCGCAACGCGTTCCCCGCCTGGACCGTGCTGCTGGCGATCGCCGCCTTCTCCCTGTCGCTGCTCGGCACCTTCCTGGTCCGCTCCGGCGTGCTGACCTCGGTCCACGCCTTCGCCAACGACCCCGAGCGCGGCCTGTTCATCCTGGCCTTCCTCGGCATCGTCACCGGCGGGGCGCTGCTGCTGTTCCTGCTGCGCGCGCCGAAGCTCGCCGCCGGCGAGGGCTTCGACTGGTTCTCGCGCGAGACCCTGCTTCTGGCCAACAACCTGCTGCTGGTCGTCTCCGCGGCCATGGTCCTGCTCGGAACGCTGTTCCCGATCCTCAACGACTTCATGGGCTGGGGCCAGGTCTCGGTCGGTCCGCCCTACTTCTCGGCGATGTTCATCCTGCTGATGACGCCGCTGGTGCTGCTGCTGCCCTTCGGACCCATGAGCCGGTGGAAGCAGGACAGCGTCGGCCGGGCGCTGAAACCGCTCGTGGTGCCGGCGATCGTGGCCGTCCTCGGCGGCGTCATCATCGCCGGTGCGCTGGATGCGTTCACGCTGCGCGCCGTGACGGGCTGGATCGGCGGCCTCTGGCTGGTCCTCGGCGCCCTGGCCTTCGTCGCCCGCGCGGCGAAGTCGTCGTCGGGCCTGCTCCGGGGCCACTGGGGCATGGTCGCCGCGCACCTCGGCGTCGGCGTGTTCGTGATCGGCGTGGCGATGGTCGAATCGTCGACCGCCGAGCGCGACTTCGCGATGCGCCCCGGTGAGACCGTCGAGACCGCCGGCCTGGCCTTCCGCCTGGACGAGATCGCCACGGTCAAGGGCCCGAACTGGTCGGCCGAGGAAGCCCGCTTCACGGTGCTGAAGGACGGTGAGGCCTGGACCGCGATGACCCCGCAGAAGCGCCGCTATTACCGCTCCGGCCAGGTCATGACCCAGGTCGCCCTGGAGCCCGGCCTGTTCCGCGACCTCTACATCGCCATGGGCCAGCCGCTGGACGGCGACGCCTGGTCGATCCGCGTCCACGTCAAGCCGTTCATCCGCTGGATCTGGGGCGGTGCGGTGCTGATGCTGATCGGCGGCCTGCTGGCCGCGACCGACCCGCGCTACCGCCGCCTGGCGAAGCACGCCATGACGCGCACCGACGCGGCCGTCGGCGGTCCGCAGCAGGCCGCGGCATGA
- a CDS encoding DsbE family thiol:disulfide interchange protein: MTRLLAVPLLLFAVLLILLFTGLKTADERQLIRSPLIGKPVPDFALPSLADPGRTITNDALAGRPYLINVWGSWCPACRIEHPFIVRLGEEAPVPLVGINWKDERDDALRWLERFGDGWDLQVVDYDSDLVIDLGVVAAPETFLVDHNGIIRHKHTGPIDAESFADLMQRSRGLAALAEQAQ, from the coding sequence ATGACTCGTCTGCTCGCGGTCCCGTTGCTGCTGTTCGCAGTCCTGCTGATCCTGCTGTTCACCGGGCTGAAGACCGCCGACGAGCGCCAGCTGATCCGAAGCCCGCTGATCGGCAAGCCGGTGCCGGACTTCGCCTTGCCTTCGCTGGCCGACCCGGGCCGCACCATCACCAACGACGCGCTGGCCGGCCGTCCCTACCTGATCAACGTCTGGGGAAGCTGGTGCCCGGCCTGCCGCATCGAGCACCCCTTCATCGTCCGGCTGGGCGAGGAAGCGCCGGTGCCACTGGTGGGCATCAACTGGAAGGACGAACGCGACGACGCACTGCGCTGGCTGGAGCGGTTCGGCGACGGCTGGGACCTGCAGGTCGTCGACTACGACAGCGACCTGGTCATCGATCTGGGCGTTGTCGCCGCGCCGGAGACCTTCCTGGTCGACCACAACGGCATCATCCGGCACAAGCACACCGGTCCGATCGACGCCGAGAGCTTCGCCGACCTGATGCAGCGAAGCCGCGGCCTCGCCGCGCTGGCGGAGCAAGCGCAGTGA
- a CDS encoding cytochrome c-type biogenesis protein CcmH, translating to MTVRFRTFAAALLLVLAATGAAQNPIQPLEFASETQRERYHALIDELRCTVCQNQALSSSDAPLAADLREAVYRQIREGRADNEIRQFMRDRYGDFVLYNPPLAAHTLLLWAGPPLLLVVGGILAALIVRAQRRRLAESAGTPAGDSPSDPPAT from the coding sequence GTGACGGTGCGTTTCCGGACCTTCGCCGCCGCCCTGCTGCTGGTCCTGGCCGCGACCGGCGCGGCGCAGAACCCGATCCAGCCGCTGGAATTCGCCAGCGAGACCCAGCGCGAGCGCTACCACGCACTGATCGACGAACTGCGCTGCACCGTGTGCCAGAACCAGGCGCTGTCCAGCTCCGACGCACCGCTGGCCGCCGACCTGCGCGAGGCGGTCTACCGCCAGATTCGCGAGGGCCGGGCCGACAACGAGATTCGCCAGTTCATGCGCGACCGCTACGGCGATTTCGTGCTGTACAACCCGCCGCTGGCCGCCCATACGCTGCTGCTGTGGGCCGGCCCGCCGCTGCTGCTGGTCGTCGGCGGCATTCTCGCCGCGCTGATCGTCCGCGCCCAGCGCCGTCGCCTGGCCGAGTCGGCGGGCACGCCGGCCGGCGATTCGCCCTCCGATCCGCCCGCTACCTGA